A genome region from Candidatus Poribacteria bacterium includes the following:
- a CDS encoding ABC transporter substrate-binding protein has translation GAAAEGAMTFVGWGAAVDTPQNQAFVENYTAQFGMAPSNFAARAYAAFHILAEAIERAHSTDSAAIRDALASIRDFDTILGKFSFDANGDAVYDPKVLVVKDSELLLFQ, from the coding sequence CAGGCGCAGCCGCCGAGGGCGCGATGACTTTTGTCGGATGGGGTGCCGCTGTTGATACGCCACAAAATCAAGCGTTTGTGGAAAATTATACCGCCCAATTCGGCATGGCACCCAGCAACTTCGCTGCGCGCGCGTATGCCGCATTTCATATTCTCGCGGAGGCGATCGAGAGGGCACACTCAACCGATTCTGCAGCGATTCGAGACGCGCTCGCAAGTATCAGAGATTTTGACACAATTTTAGGGAAATTCTCTTTTGATGCTAACGGGGACGCAGTCTACGATCCCAAGGTTCTGGTTGTCAAAGACAGCGAATTGCTCCTCTTTCAGTAG
- a CDS encoding ABC transporter substrate-binding protein: MNTKKFTLFAFLFVITGLIAGFSACERVSQVVQPTTSQMTKTSEEISVGVVLPLTGRLADSFGIPISQGFELALSEINLVHPNGTKLNFIIEDGQSTIDGAVEAFNKLIHQDGVSVILGPATSSQTEMAFPIAQENQIVAISPTSSARGLSALSDFVFRVALTTDILIPSGIEVTHTKLGYQRAATMYDETDLFSTDGDASVQEVLAAKGVEVITTETFQGGDTDFSEQLTRIQTLNPDVIFVSCLSPEKPGILMQGHELGISAPFIVRTLTATEVQTAGAAAEGAMTFVGWGAAVDTPENKAFVENYSAKFGMKPNNYAARSYATLHILAEAIANAHSTDSAAIQDALANIRDFDTILGKFSFDAHGDAVYDPKVLVVKDGKLVRFE, translated from the coding sequence ATGAATACTAAAAAATTCACACTTTTCGCATTTCTATTTGTAATTACTGGACTAATTGCCGGATTCTCCGCGTGTGAGCGAGTTTCCCAGGTTGTTCAACCCACCACATCCCAGATGACGAAGACCAGTGAAGAAATTTCCGTCGGTGTCGTTTTACCTCTGACAGGACGGCTCGCTGACTCGTTCGGCATCCCAATTTCACAAGGCTTTGAATTGGCACTCAGCGAGATTAACCTTGTGCATCCCAATGGAACAAAACTCAATTTTATTATTGAAGATGGTCAGAGCACTATAGATGGCGCAGTTGAAGCCTTCAATAAACTGATTCACCAGGACGGGGTATCTGTTATCCTCGGACCTGCTACCTCAAGTCAAACTGAGATGGCTTTTCCAATAGCACAAGAAAATCAGATTGTGGCGATTAGTCCGACATCCTCTGCCCGCGGTCTCAGCGCACTGAGTGATTTTGTTTTTCGCGTCGCGCTGACTACAGATATACTTATCCCCAGCGGCATTGAGGTAACACACACAAAACTCGGTTATCAACGCGCCGCTACAATGTACGATGAAACCGATCTTTTCTCCACCGATGGGGACGCGTCCGTGCAGGAAGTCCTTGCTGCGAAAGGGGTTGAGGTGATAACTACTGAAACCTTCCAAGGTGGAGATACCGACTTTTCTGAACAATTAACCCGAATACAGACCCTGAATCCCGATGTTATTTTTGTCTCTTGCTTATCGCCGGAAAAGCCTGGGATCCTCATGCAAGGGCATGAACTCGGTATATCCGCGCCTTTTATCGTGCGCACATTGACTGCAACAGAGGTGCAGACCGCTGGTGCAGCTGCCGAAGGGGCGATGACTTTTGTGGGGTGGGGTGCCGCTGTTGATACACCGGAAAATAAAGCATTTGTGGAAAATTATAGTGCCAAATTCGGTATGAAACCGAACAACTACGCCGCGCGTTCGTATGCAACCCTCCATATCCTTGCGGAGGCGATCGCGAATGCACACTCAACCGATTCTGCAGCGATTCAAGACGCGCTCGCAAATATCAGGGATTTTGACACAATTTTAGGGAAATTCTCTTTTGATGCTCACGGGGACGCGGTCTACGACCCGAAGGTTCTGGTTGTCAAAGATGGTAAATTGGTACGCTTTGAGTAA
- a CDS encoding FAD-binding oxidoreductase, protein MIVGAGIIGAALGYHLSRRDSIAVTFLERDIPGAGASGHSFAWANAFGKDPREYHTLNRRSLDMWYRLAHQLDADIGIHYGGEIRWENNPQRALQLRDRTRQIQTWGYPCRLITPDEMLALEPDLYPGTVEAASFSEADIHIETDKFIDVCLQRACEAGAAVHPKTNVTGFVIRDGSITAVKTTDAEFPCDVAVLASGVQTTELASLAQIHIPQQRSPGIVIKTTPCAEVLHNVSIVHAPSIDENHQHLHLRQLTDGSLRIGQGTQEGINRDDSQQHADALLARAKTYLPAIADAEAIPTPVGYRPMPLDGFPVLGFTEAVENLYIALMHSGVTLAPLVGEMATLEIADDIRVDWFAPYRPERFR, encoded by the coding sequence GTGATAGTAGGAGCGGGTATCATCGGTGCCGCACTCGGTTATCATCTATCCCGACGAGACAGTATCGCCGTAACGTTTCTGGAACGCGATATCCCCGGCGCGGGCGCATCTGGACACTCATTTGCGTGGGCGAACGCTTTTGGGAAAGATCCGCGTGAATATCACACCCTCAATCGGCGTTCGTTAGATATGTGGTACCGGCTGGCACATCAACTTGATGCTGATATTGGTATTCATTATGGGGGTGAAATACGGTGGGAAAACAATCCGCAACGCGCCCTACAGCTGCGTGACCGTACCCGACAAATTCAGACATGGGGATATCCGTGTCGGCTCATTACCCCTGACGAGATGTTGGCACTTGAACCCGATCTATACCCCGGTACCGTGGAAGCCGCATCCTTCTCCGAAGCAGACATTCATATTGAAACCGATAAGTTCATCGATGTCTGCCTTCAGCGTGCATGCGAGGCGGGTGCGGCCGTGCATCCCAAAACCAACGTCACAGGGTTCGTCATTCGCGACGGCAGTATCACTGCTGTCAAAACCACCGATGCCGAATTTCCGTGTGATGTCGCAGTCTTAGCGAGCGGTGTGCAGACAACCGAACTCGCATCCTTAGCACAGATACACATCCCGCAACAACGAAGCCCAGGGATTGTAATTAAAACAACGCCGTGCGCCGAAGTTTTACATAACGTATCAATTGTTCATGCACCATCGATAGATGAAAACCATCAGCACCTGCATCTACGACAATTAACCGATGGGAGTCTCAGAATCGGGCAAGGCACCCAAGAAGGAATAAACCGAGATGATTCACAACAGCACGCCGATGCACTTCTTGCTCGTGCCAAGACCTATCTGCCAGCAATAGCAGATGCCGAGGCGATCCCAACACCGGTTGGCTACCGTCCGATGCCGCTTGATGGATTTCCAGTACTTGGGTTCACCGAAGCAGTGGAAAATTTGTATATTGCCTTAATGCACAGTGGTGTGACGCTGGCACCTTTGGTGGGTGAAATGGCGACGTTGGAAATTGCGGATGATATTCGGGTGGATTGGTTTGCGCCTTATCGACCTGAACGATTCCGGTAG
- a CDS encoding phytanoyl-CoA dioxygenase family protein — protein sequence MAYLTEADKTFFKENGYLVVRGALEQEAIDAALDRLWEELEENRDDPESWIRKGYRTVPIGSEDVISGTTYDNRVFAMAEELVGEGKLNTGGGAGPHINFPDPNRKWSEPMGHLDGYHTPTNGVPKGVVGSFTLGATVYLDTVEKQGGGFTVWPGSHRIWAEYFRHHDLDSLPGGIAPFDLGPSYEFIGEAGDVCFWHHQMSHTAGSNCGRNVRIALISRYRRKDLDQIKFETPDDMWKYWDGIS from the coding sequence ATGGCATATTTAACGGAAGCGGACAAAACGTTCTTTAAAGAAAACGGCTATCTGGTCGTCCGCGGCGCGCTGGAACAGGAAGCGATTGATGCCGCACTTGACAGACTTTGGGAAGAGCTGGAAGAAAATAGAGACGACCCAGAGTCCTGGATTCGTAAGGGTTATCGTACAGTGCCCATTGGCAGCGAAGATGTTATCAGCGGGACAACATATGACAACCGGGTCTTTGCTATGGCAGAGGAGCTCGTTGGCGAGGGCAAATTGAACACCGGTGGCGGAGCAGGACCGCACATCAATTTTCCAGACCCAAATAGAAAATGGAGTGAACCTATGGGACACCTTGACGGTTATCATACTCCGACGAACGGTGTGCCTAAAGGTGTTGTCGGTTCCTTCACGCTCGGTGCTACCGTCTATCTTGACACAGTTGAAAAACAGGGTGGCGGATTTACGGTCTGGCCCGGAAGCCATCGGATTTGGGCAGAATACTTTAGACATCACGACTTGGATAGCCTTCCGGGTGGTATCGCTCCGTTTGATTTGGGCCCGAGTTACGAATTCATAGGCGAGGCAGGTGATGTCTGTTTCTGGCATCATCAAATGAGCCACACGGCTGGTTCCAACTGTGGTCGCAACGTCCGAATCGCGCTCATCTCTCGGTACCGCCGAAAAGATTTGGACCAGATTAAGTTTGAAACCCCTGACGATATGTGGAAATATTGGGATGGAATTTCATAG
- a CDS encoding mandelate racemase gives MENVRIERIEWARLTGERPRKAGCNSRLGEHGLYVRPAIARLTTTDGASGFGFSPISREKAEAIVGFQLSDAFNAESGVTEEFRMLEYPLWDLVGNLAQKPVYAMLSGENGEFRAPCYDTSLYIDDLHLEDNAEAAALIASEALEGKARGHNAYKIKVGRGAMHMPLDKGTQRDIDVIRAVREVVGPDASILIDANNGYNLNLTKQVLGGAADANVYWMEEAFHEDARVYSLLKEWLNAEGLGTRIADGEGGASPNLVDWAKDGLIDIVQYDIFYPGFSRWLELGPELDAADVGTAPHHYGGYYGNFVTCHLAAKVERFEFTEWDHATTPGIDDSDYSISNGYVNVPQSPGFGLNIEEGPYQKAREENGFEVRA, from the coding sequence GTGGAAAATGTAAGAATCGAACGAATTGAATGGGCACGCTTGACAGGTGAACGCCCTCGCAAAGCTGGCTGCAACTCGCGACTCGGTGAACATGGGTTGTATGTCCGTCCCGCTATCGCACGCCTAACGACGACGGATGGTGCCAGTGGTTTTGGATTTTCGCCGATTTCGCGCGAAAAAGCGGAAGCAATCGTTGGGTTTCAACTCAGCGATGCTTTCAATGCAGAAAGTGGTGTCACCGAAGAATTCAGAATGTTGGAGTATCCACTCTGGGATCTGGTGGGGAATTTGGCGCAAAAACCGGTCTATGCGATGCTTTCTGGAGAGAATGGAGAATTTCGCGCCCCGTGTTACGATACCTCGCTCTATATTGATGATTTGCACCTTGAAGACAATGCTGAAGCGGCGGCACTTATTGCGTCTGAGGCATTAGAGGGAAAGGCACGCGGACATAACGCTTACAAAATCAAGGTAGGGCGCGGCGCGATGCACATGCCACTCGACAAAGGAACACAACGGGATATCGATGTTATTCGTGCTGTTCGCGAGGTTGTCGGACCCGATGCTTCGATTTTAATAGACGCAAACAACGGCTATAACCTCAACCTTACTAAGCAGGTATTAGGTGGAGCTGCTGATGCAAACGTTTATTGGATGGAAGAAGCGTTCCATGAAGATGCCCGCGTTTATAGTTTGCTAAAGGAATGGTTGAACGCCGAAGGTTTAGGAACGCGTATCGCAGATGGCGAAGGCGGTGCCTCACCGAATTTGGTAGACTGGGCAAAAGATGGACTCATTGACATCGTGCAATACGATATTTTTTACCCCGGTTTCTCACGCTGGCTCGAACTCGGTCCGGAGTTAGACGCGGCGGACGTTGGCACAGCACCACATCACTATGGCGGCTACTACGGCAATTTCGTCACCTGTCACCTTGCAGCGAAGGTAGAGCGGTTTGAGTTCACAGAATGGGATCATGCGACGACTCCGGGTATAGACGATTCCGATTATTCGATATCCAACGGTTATGTAAATGTGCCACAAAGTCCTGGTTTTGGGTTGAATATAGAGGAAGGACCTTACCAGAAAGCGCGTGAAGAGAATGGATTTGAGGTCCGTGCATAG
- a CDS encoding DUF1854 domain-containing protein gives MQEATPITDEVQFLDAPKVKIARDSFEELTVELPDGTSHTNVEAIRSFPLTDSNKYITLLDSEGEEIGIIQDIRQLPRESAEILVSELQKRYFMPKITKIHELEGEFGVTRWVVETNRGPVTFGMRTRYDVVSLENGRVLIKDADGNRYEIENYHRLDPASLALLETQL, from the coding sequence ATGCAGGAAGCTACGCCGATAACCGATGAGGTGCAGTTCCTTGATGCCCCCAAGGTCAAAATTGCGCGAGATTCGTTTGAAGAACTCACGGTTGAACTGCCGGATGGCACAAGCCACACAAATGTTGAAGCAATCCGATCCTTCCCACTCACTGATTCTAACAAATATATCACACTGTTGGATAGCGAAGGCGAAGAAATCGGTATTATTCAGGACATCAGACAGTTACCGCGAGAGTCGGCGGAAATCCTCGTGTCAGAGTTGCAGAAGCGGTATTTTATGCCGAAAATCACCAAAATCCATGAACTTGAGGGCGAATTTGGTGTTACGCGGTGGGTGGTGGAGACCAACCGTGGTCCAGTAACCTTTGGCATGCGCACCCGATACGATGTCGTTAGCCTTGAAAACGGACGGGTGCTTATTAAAGATGCCGATGGCAATCGCTATGAAATTGAGAACTACCATAGGTTGGACCCCGCAAGTCTGGCACTCCTGGAAACACAATTATAG